In the Deinococcus proteolyticus MRP genome, one interval contains:
- a CDS encoding C39 family peptidase, whose translation MTHAHLSRTSRPLLTLLLGLLPITLPVAEAARTATSTTATRTTPATAPALALQNMPIIYQGYNDCGPASIGMVLAYYRQPVDVKTISAATKASPNSYMHVEQIGRYVGQYGLQTTQVKNANIGAAVRLIRLGVPVIALTYFQQVGVIPHFRVVRGFDQNRQLLYLADPLAGSVAMRYADFNMLWNTQGKQMVAVYPPGLHQKVQAAIRG comes from the coding sequence ATGACCCACGCCCACCTGTCCCGGACTTCCCGCCCGCTGCTGACTCTGTTGCTGGGCCTGCTCCCCATCACACTGCCGGTGGCCGAGGCTGCCAGAACAGCCACCAGCACCACAGCAACCAGGACTACACCCGCAACAGCCCCCGCCCTGGCACTGCAGAACATGCCGATCATTTACCAGGGCTACAACGACTGCGGACCGGCGAGTATCGGCATGGTGCTGGCGTATTACCGGCAGCCGGTGGACGTGAAAACCATCAGCGCGGCCACCAAAGCCAGCCCGAACAGCTACATGCACGTGGAACAGATCGGGCGCTATGTCGGGCAGTACGGCCTGCAGACCACGCAGGTGAAGAACGCGAACATCGGGGCGGCCGTGCGGCTGATTCGCCTCGGGGTGCCGGTGATCGCCCTGACCTACTTCCAGCAAGTGGGCGTGATTCCCCACTTCCGGGTGGTGCGGGGGTTCGATCAGAACCGGCAGCTGCTGTACCTCGCAGACCCGCTGGCCGGCAGTGTGGCGATGCGCTATGCGGATTTCAACATGCTCTGGAACACCCAGGGCAAGCAGATGGTGGCCGTCTACCCGCCGGGCCTGCACCAGAAGGTGCAGGCGGCCATCCGGGGGTAA